The following coding sequences lie in one Aspergillus puulaauensis MK2 DNA, chromosome 3, nearly complete sequence genomic window:
- the DIM1 gene encoding dimethyladenosine transferase (BUSCO:EOG09263720;~COG:A;~EggNog:ENOG410PHZA;~InterPro:IPR029063,IPR020598,IPR001737,IPR011530, IPR020596;~PFAM:PF00398,PF13649;~go_function: GO:0000179 - rRNA (adenine-N6,N6-)-dimethyltransferase activity [Evidence IEA];~go_function: GO:0008649 - rRNA methyltransferase activity [Evidence IEA];~go_process: GO:0000154 - rRNA modification [Evidence IEA];~go_process: GO:0006364 - rRNA processing [Evidence IEA]), with product MGKAERKKGARASASPYQKPSKGGQGAAGKAGAALFKFNTDIGQHILKNGAIADNIVDKANVQPTQTVLEVGPGPGVLTSRILEKAKNVIAVELDPRMAAELTKKVQGTPQEKKLQIVLGDFIKTDLSKLPQFQVVISNTPYQISSPLIFKLLSMPNPPKTAVLMVQREFALRLIARPGDPLYSRLSVNVQFFSRVSHVMKVGRNNFRPPPQVESSVVRIEPKPGRPEISWDEWDGMLRICFVRKNKTLRAGFMATKIRAMIERNWITWASMSPEKVAQGDIDLLTGKTPFPEKFSAKEADGDMDMDMDGAEDDAAGPIVDEDDVDIFMGEPQNNNKGVSVAQTGPIITVASHQVPRTMVTRLIQTKIERILEQAGLASARGNKCDENDFLRLLDSCNSEGIHFS from the exons ATGGGCAAAGCCGAGCGAAAGAAGGGCGCCAGGGCCTCTGCATCTCCATACCAAAAACCCTCCAAGGGCGGCCAGGGCGCAGCAGGCAAAGCGGGCGCGGCCCTCTTCAAATTCAACACCGACATCGGTCAACACATTCTGAAAAATGGAGCGATCGCAGACAACATCGTCGACAAGGCGAATGTGCAGCCAACCCAGACCGTGCTGGAAGTCGGTCCCGGTCCGGGTGTCCTGACGAGCCGGAttctggagaaggcgaagaacgTCATTGCGGTGGAATTGGATCCCCGCATGGCGGCCGAATTGACGAAGAAGGTGCAGGGGACGCcgcaggagaagaagctgcagatTGTGCTGGGCGATTTCATCAAGACGGATTTGTCCAAGCTGCCGCAGTTCCAGGTCGTCATCAGTAACACTCCTTATCAA ATCTCCTCAcccctcatcttcaaacTCCTCTCCATGCCTAATCCACCAAAGACGGCTGTTCTGATGGTTCAACGCGAATTTGCCCTCCGTCTGATCGCCCGCCCCGGCGACCCCCTCTACTCCCGTCTCTCCGTCAACGTCCAGTTCTTCTCGCGCGTCTCGCACGTCATGAAAGTCGGCCGTAATAACTTCCGTCCCCCACCTCAAGTCGAGTCCAGCGTTGTTCGTATAGAGCCCAAACCCGGCCGCCCCGAAATCAGCTGGGATGAGTGGGACGGTATGCTTCGCATCTGCTTCGTGCGCAAGAACAAGACTCTCCGCGCGGGGTTCATGGCCACCAAGATTCGCGCCATGATTGAGCGGAACTGGATAACATGGGCTTCTATGAGTCCGGAAAAGGTTGCGCAGGGCGATATTGATCTTCTTACGGGGAAGACGCCATTCCCTGAGAAGTTCAGTGCGAAGGAGGCCGATggggatatggatatggatatggatggggCTGAGGATGACGCCGCGGGACCCATcgttgacgaagacgacgtgGATATTTTTATGGGCGAGCCgcagaacaacaacaaaggcGTGTCGGTTGCGCAGACGGGGCCCATTATCACGGTTGCGTCGCATCAAGTTCCCCGGACTATGGTTACGCGGTTGATTCAGACTAAGATCGAGCGGATCCTAGAACAGGCTGGGCTGGCCAGTGCGCGTGGGAATAAATGTGACGAGAACGATTTCCTCCGTCTTCTTGATTCTTGCAATTCCGAAGGCATTCACTTTTCATAA